Part of the Athalia rosae chromosome 2, iyAthRosa1.1, whole genome shotgun sequence genome, CATAGCTCAATTTAAGTGATGGTTGAAATAATTTGCACCTATTGCCACAATCTCAGGCATTAAAAAGGTCTTCAGTTCAGAGTTACCTTTGGTTTTAGTTCCAGCAAATTTTTGTATCTTATTTCCAATTCTCTCAATAGTTTGTAGTTCAGGTGATTTCCATCCAGGTTTATTTCACAACTAGAGATATGAGTAACAATATCGAATGATAGTTAATACCATCACTCATTGAAACAACTGAACAAACAGGCAGGTCGGTATAATTAAGCGATAGTTGCCATCATAACCAGACTGGTAACTTAGTTGGCCTAGAGGTAATGTAGAAGAGTCAAAATGTATTagaaagttttcttttcgtcttctttcttttttattagatCTGCAAAATGTTCTATTACTTAATTAACTTATTTTTTAAGCTTATTTAATGTGTTTTGTAACCCAATGGAATGGGTAAAGGTGCCTTTTTTAATGGTATTGTTTCTCTTACAGAGCAAACTCCGAAGTCCAGTGGTTAAATCGTCAATTACTCGCTTACCAAAATCTTCAACAAAATCAGTATCAGCCGAAAGAGAAGTCGTTAAATCAGGAATCTCTTCAAAAGTACTGAAAAATAAACCTCCGACAATAATGTACCCGAAATCAGAAGAGTCGGAGTCTCAGACAGTTGAAAATGTCTATGAAGATAATATAGAAGACATAGACAAAGTTATGAGatccaaaaaatgcgataccATAGTCAGCAGTGTTACGGATGGCAAcaggaaagaaaatgaatcagAGCCAGAAACAGgcaatattgaaaaacagCCAGAGTTTCAAGAAATAGAAGGAGAAATTACTGTTCCAGAATCTGACAAAAATGGCCCTAGCAGTGCTGGTAAGGAAGTTAAAATAAATCTTATAAATGAAGCTGTATCTGAATCCTTGGAAAGAGGTATTTCCAAGGAAGAAACTGAAGAGCATGAGGTCAAATTGAACCTTATGGTGGAAGACAGTCCTCTGAAAGCTTCACTGAAACAGGAATTAGAAAGTCCCGAAGAATTGCCAGAAATTCAAGACAAAATGCAGCAAGAAGAGCCACTTTGTGAGccacaaaaagaaaatggacaTGTTGCAAATGAGAAGGACGACCAAAGTGAGGATTTGGCAGATACTGAAAGCTGTTCCGTAGATGTAGTTGAGTCAACGACCTCTGAGATGTCAGAAGCATCCGATCTTGCCCAAATGGAAtctgaaaaagcaaaagaattgCCTCCTCAGCAGACAAATGACGATATCTCATTTGTTTCCTTTGATGCCTCTATTGTGCTTAAAGATGTTCACGTGCGGCTCAATGACTGTCTCAAGGATAATTCTCATCTGTATGATCTGACTACTGGAGAAAGCTccatgtccgaacctgcgtgCAAAGATTCTTCATTTGGCAGAACTCTGAGGAACATATCTGGGAGACATTCGATCAACAGAATGCGCCATGTCACAGTTCGCAATAGACTTACACCTAATAATTCGCTTTATGTCAACATGTCAACTGTTTCTGTGCCTGACGAAGAGTCACGAGATCATAAAATCCTTCGCCATCGCACTGGTTTATCCGAAACATTTACTTGCAACGGTACTCCATCAGAACGCAAGCGTAAACTTGAGCCAGAAGTTTGCAGCGAAGCTAAGAAGGTCAAAACTGATTCAGCGAGCAGTCTTTTCAACACTTCGATTGGAATTCTGCAGGGCCTTCGCAGACCTATTCAAGTATCAACACCAAATGTCAACGCCTACAAATTTAAGCCAGAAAAATTGGATATCAGTGGAATTGTTACAAACGATGAAAAAGTCGTTCAGGAGCAGTCGGGAGCTGCCAAAAAATGGTGCAGCATTATGTAAATTCATTTGAAGCAGGTAGAAGTTTGTGTAaaaggttttctttttttttaccttcttaTGACCAAGCCGTCAGAATTATTTAATCACATTATATGAATTACGCATCGCATCGTATGACTCTGATACACAAGTGTCCGATCAGATTATagctgaaaataattgagtgtAGATctgcttttattattttctcaccaAGGATTCTGATCGACGGAATTTTTAATATACTTACGTAATTCTGTTTCAATGCAGCATGTCAGTGTCACACTATATGGCAACTAAAACAATGCAGCAGAATTCTGTTTCtctactttgaaaatattgttgatCAGCGAATTAGTGATTGCTATTTGAGccacaaacaaaataaatagttGAAAGCAGTTTAtgccaataaaaataatcactcGAATATTTCAGCTAAGATATTGTTAAGGTTTGTCAAATTGTGTCACCGATatcgttttaaaaaaaattatttcatttaatattattttcaaattaagtttattattattacgtatataatatttctgaccattattttatacaagtCGAGAGTAAAGACTACGACAATCCACCGCCTTCTCTTTGATTTAAATCTGATTCCGCTGTAATATCACCATGACATAATTACAATTTTAAAGATACAAGGCTAGCGATTCTTCTCACATTTCCGCCATATTTTTGTATCACCTATACTGGCATCTATAGAGGTAGGAAATTAggacaataatttttattcggaaaTATTAGTAACTATACTTGTAGTGTCctgttcaaagttcaaaattttattccccaTTTTTAAATCCTCCCAACTCGttgggaataattttttatcgtatctTATTAACTCTGTAACTCCTCAAaacttctttgaaaaactCTCAAGTGTGCCAATGCTTGTTACATATTAATTATGTCCTGAATATATTGAGGAcaccggaaaaaaattctggatcTATTATTATCAAGTAATAAGTTTagtcttatacatatattttttataccacCATCGCTTCAAGATATGGAAACAATTGAGAGTAGATTAGCGCGATGGTATTATTAGTAACTCTAATACTAAGATTATATTTGATTATCACGATAAAGATAGTCAAtatcaaatataaaataattttcgattaGTTCATAGTATTGTATGTATTGCCGTTTTTATCttgctctttttcttttcttccttttattctaaatgatgaaaaaaaccgaaaaattagCCAGTTATTCATACTCATACCGTTGAAATGTACTATCCCGATTAAATGTTTTAGCAGGCATTGTTCGTGTgattcatacttttttttttcctgcattTACTTACAGTTATGCACATTGTAAATGCTATATTGTTACATTATGAGATTTCCATGTAATATTCAGCTCTGAAAACCATTTTTCTTGAGTTTACATCATAGAAAGTGCTTCCTTTCAGCtcacttttttcaaaggatATTAATCATCGGGCACTTGGATACAATTCAaattaatatttgaaataGATATTTGCTTTCTCGCTTTGATTTATTTTGTGGAATTGTTAATCAGTATGCCAAATACTAGAATaagagaattttctttcaactttttttttcataaataattagCCAAGACTGATAAGAAAGCATTATCCTCATTTAGAGACCGAatggtatttgaaaaaatatacactcTATATCTCcttattttcatcaaagttAAGAGGCGCGGATATTCTATGAAAGTATAAAATTTGTACATAAAAAAGTATAACTTTTTAATAAAGTATCCAAGATTATTgtgtcattattattgtatgaagaattaattatacatgcaccgagaagaaaaaaacagaaaagctGTTCAGTTGCCGGAAAGCATCGGAAGATCTCCTAATTTTGTACGATTCCAGATTTTTacaacttttctctttttgaatcGTAGCCCCAGCTACCCGCCTCTTCGATGTCGGGACGATCAGCAAAATTCCGCGAAAATTCGCAAATTTTCGGGTCACGTGAAGACGTTGAATCGGGTCTGATCGGGTCTTCTCGTTGCAGACGGTGTCTGGACAACGAACAGCGTGTCTGTAGTGATTCGCCACACTTGCGTTTAGTGCGTCAGTGTCCGTGACCCTCATGTAATATTCGCGCTCGTGTCCGTGCGAGAGACGGCCGACACTAGTGCCTCTGGCAGTGTTGAGTGGACACATGTGTGGCGAGAATAGCATTTTGTATCGGTATAAATAGGGAATTAAGAAGTAAGTAATGATTGTTAATTAGAAAAAGTGTAACCGTGCGATCGATTTCATACCAGTTTCTAAGTTTGAGAGTTTAGTGTTACGTGATCAGGTTTATTTATAACAAAGATTGTGGGCTAAATATGTGGGCACAGTGCTGCCTGCCTGCCGCCTGCTGCCTGCTGGGGCGGTGGACCTTTGTGCAGGCGTGTGTTTTCCATGCGGTACACGTTGTCCGGATGATTTTACGACGATTGATTAATTGTATGTCACTCGTATATGATCAACCCTGAAAGGCCTCGACTTACACGCGCCGATCCAACACCATCGTCATTCCCGGCTTTTCCTCGCTCGTATCTCATTCACGCGCTTGTCCGAGGTGAACGAAATATTCGAAGGGCAAGCGATTTCGTTACACATACTTTTGCAAATATAGCGGTGAATGCGCGATTCTTACACGCTCTTACACGTGTAGTTAtgtgtcgatgaaaaatatcgacgcACACACGCAAGAGTATCCAATGAATCAGTGAAGTGAGCGTGCTGCTGCTGACCTAACCGAGGCATGCCGCTTACTACTGGGATATAATCATATTTCATagataaataatcaatcgatAAGTCCAATATTGTGcgagatttttctctcagttaTTAAGCGTGCGTAACGTTGATGAGAAACTCGAAATCCGTATAGTTTATACGCCTGAAAAAGTAAGCGTCTGAGCTTTAAGTCTGTTCGTTGTATGAATTGCACACGTGAATTGATATTCGTTAACGGTATGGTGACTGTGGCGGCTGTGTACTTTTTGAGTCGAAtatcataaaaatattattatgagGTTTTGTGAAATCCATTCTATAAATTAAACTCAACAATAGAAATCTTGTTCGCAACAATTTGGCAGGAGTTCTCCTAAATTTTCCAATAATTCTAAACATAACCTAATAACCCGCGTGTACAGCGATATAGGTAACCACGGTGTGAATGCCTTCGGAGTCGGTGCAATACGATACCTCATAGCGATTGATTTATTTCGGGCAttattttgattattgttAAATTTAAATAGCTATGTGTTCCATCTATGCCGATTTATTAGATTCGATCGTAAACatcagattattattttatctttgaTAGTTCTTATTTGTAACATGCTCTATCGCGTGACGTTACAATGTTAGCATTTTTGCATACCGTTATCTGCGAACGCGTCACATGTTATAGCTCTTTCGGAAGatcagccaaaaaaaaatagtctttTTTCACAGAACTTACGAAAACTAGTCGCGTATCATagttattcttattttatttgtatgaACCTTGATTGTATATGCTGTGTCTACATTTATTATAATGTAAATACTTAATAAGTAATTTACTTATAACATAGAATTCTGATTTATAACGCCTCACGATCCCTCGTATCAGTTATCAAGAAACTTTTATCCATtggtctctttttcttttatttactttttttctcatgtttttCAACATATATTGCAGTTTGCCACATAGTCTGGAAGAACCTCATAACAAACCTGGGCAGGTCATGGAAACTGGATTCTTGAATTTTCGCGATGAGGAACACTTCTCAGGTTTCTCTTCGCCATTGGGTCAAGTGAGTTCACTCAATTGATGAGCAGAATTAAGTCGATATCACATTTTCATTTGTCCATTATTCACTAACCAATTTACCGTTATACCTATTTTAAAGCATGATATATTGGAAGAATCACATAGTTCGCTCATGGAGTTGATGGAAGATGACTTCCATTATAATTTGGACTCCAGAATAGATTCCTCAGCTATTCTATGGGGTACAGAACAAGAGtgcgtattaaaaaaaaattttgtccctACTAGAATCGTTGCATTATACCTGTTATTGAGGAAAGATTTCAATGTAGGTTAAACGGCGATATGGCCGTACTGCCGGATTCCGGTGTTGCTACAGTTTACCCCAAAATGGAACACATCAAGGAGGACTTTGCCAAAATGCTCACAGATTGGCAGGAGCATATAGGCTCTCTACAGGTAAATTTGAAGATGAGTTGCCACTCGTAGTTCCTGTTTCGGGGTAACTCTAACAACGTGACGATCCTTCATTTTCTAGGCTTCTGATCCAGAAGAAGATATTGACGTCAAAGACATGGTGGGACTTGATATAGGTATGCCTGAAAAAGTATCCACTGATATTCCAGATAACATTTTCGAAGATGAACCCGCCTTTTGTTCATACCCTACTCCCAAGAAACAAAAGTCCGGCAGTCCTTATAaagcgaaatttgaaaagtcaGATTTTTCCGAGTCACAGCGAATAGGTTTGTAAATAGCCCCGTGTTTGATCTACCGGGTTTTCAATTTCGTACGGTAATGAGCAAAGACAGAAACTTCAGTCATCTTTGATTCCCCAGCAAAGTTGAAACCTCAAAGCTCGATATGTTCGGGCTTGAAGCAGCCTAAAACGGAGATGAATGACACAGTGGGAGGAAAGGATCGCACAGTCAAGCTCAAAGCGCCCACtgacatgaaaaaaatcaaactggaGAAAACAGAATTCACACATTCGAGAGAGACTGAGATGGAAGACTGTATAGATGTGGAAACTGTTTCCGAACAAGTACCAGGTAATTGTTTGCTCTCTCATTCGAGGCATTGGTTGAAATGGGATATCCAtgctcgaatattttgactAATAACAGTTTCTGCATCTCCTTCAGTACTAGAGGCTAGAGATGTGAAAAGTCTCTTGGAACAGTTCGAAGCTTCGGAAGCTGTGACTCCTCGCACTTCGATCACTAGCTATTCACAGGGAATCACATCGAGTGAAGTTCCCTCTGCTCATCACAGTAAATCGGTTAGCGGCGCTAGTAAATCTCTTTTAACTCCAAATAAAAAGCCAGCTGAAGCTGTCGACTCCACCCTACACCAAAATATTATGGATTCGCTACCTAAAGAAGTTATCGATAGGATAAAGGTGAATTGAAAACAGCTTTTGTAATAGATATTTGAGGTCCGAATGACTCGTctctcgttgaaaattgaattaaatcaGAGGTATGTTCGGCGTTAGGCATCTGGACGCAAACGGGTCATACCGTTGATTCCAGCTATACCGACCAGAAAATCTGGAACTCGAAGTAGCGGAACCCGTATGCAAGACGCTGCAGCTACTCTCTCTCGTAATAAACTATTGAAAATCGTAAGTGTCTGAAAATCTAGACTTCCGAATGTTATACTCTGGAAAAGCGCAATCCATCTCATGTGTCTGTTAACGGTGACAGGTAACTTGTAATTCCAACGGAAACGGAAGAGCCGATGGGTCGGTTCAGTTGGATCACGATTACTGTAGCAGTGCGAGTCCGATAACGAGCTGTTCAGAGAGCAACGCAGAATTCGACAGACAATGCAGTgacagtgaaaaatttttatcgaaaaaagaCGATAGTTCTAAACAGTCAATTTCCCAGACTGTACGTGCCGCTAAGTTTGAAACCGGCAGTCGTATAACGGGTAGGAAAACCTTGCCTAAATCCAGTGACAGCTGGGCTGATCATAATTCTAAAAAAGACAGTGGCTTGGAATCCGGTGACGTTAGCGATGCGAGCGAAGAATTACCATCGGCAGTGAAATCCTCCGGTACTAAAATCAGCGAAATCGCGATAGAACGTTCGAAAGAACCACATCAAGATAGTCTcctcaaacaaacaaatatcaCTACGACATCTACGACTAGTATTTCCACTATCGTAAATAACTTGTGCACCAGCAAGACCGTGACTAAGCCTTCCCCCGtgcacgaaatgaaaatacgtTCTGCTCTTGCCACAAGTATTTTGCAACTGCGGAAGGGTGTCCTCACCAAGACAAAGCCTGTGTTAGACATTGCGAATGGCAGGAGAGCTGGCGCCTATATCGTAGGTATGGAAACTGGTAATCCCAAAGTACAGCAAATGGTCTCCGTATTGAAAAAACCACCAACTGGTCCGCCAACGACTTTGGCCATAACTAGTAACCCCAACGAAAGTATAGTTACCACTACCAACAGTTCTAACGGTGAAGTGCAGAACATAATCGTTCAAGACTTTGAGCAAGCGAATGAGGACGTTCAGAAACCAGTTAGGAAGAAGCTGAATCTTGCCGAGTACCGTAGTAGACGAGATAAGAATCGCAGCGATAACAGCAGGACTAACTCACCCATTCAACCTATGACTTTGATTTATATTCATCACGTCTCTACAACGACCGAGCCGATTAAAGATGACCCGGAGAATCCGGTCTGGTCCGAAAGGGAAATTGTCTCCGTATTGAAACCCAAAGCTGAcgtagaggaggaaaaaaatagaccTAAGGTGATCACGCATGATGTAGGAATACAGACAAATGAAACAGTCTTCAATAGCCCTGCCAAAAACAATACGCTTAATAACGAGAAGAGGTatgttttcttcaaatttaaaaGAGTTGAGGAGATGAAGATTATTCTTTGAGCACGTGTAAACTTTCGATTGAATATTTGCAGAACTGATCAAataagagatagaaaaaatcgacgatacaGACGGCGAAGAGATAGTTCTAGTTTGAGCCGCTCTAGGTCACGTAGTAGCAGTAAAAGCAGAAGTACAAGTACATCGCATAGACGCAGCACgacacgaagaagaagaatcagCCACCGCCGCAGCTCCGTTAGCTCCAGCAGCAGTTGGTCCTCGCGTTCTCGTTCCAGATCTCGTTCAACCTCGCGATCTCTATCTAGGTCTAGGTCACGCTCCAGATCTTCCAGATCGTCGAGATCGAGGTCCAGGTCAAGGTCAAGATCGAGTTCAACTTCGAGATCGAGGTCGAGGTCTTCTTCCAGATACTCGAGTTGCTCAAggtaatttcttttcattaatttcccAGCAAAAATGTGTTTCCAACGGCAGTTTATcgggaaaaagaaatctgCAGCAGCTAATTCAAATGAATAATAAGTCGTAAATAGATTGTCatttctaaaagaaaaatggggatTGTAGGTCTCCGACTCCCCCAAATTCTGGGAAAGGTAAAACATTAGGTCACCGTCGACGGCTGAGACGTGATCACGCTCCAAGTTATGATAGGCCCAGGCGGCACTCCTCTGATAGCAGTCACAGCTACCAGAGCTGGAGGAGGTAAAAATGTTGCTTAAATTCAACTGTGAATAGTATTGGGTTATTCCAACGCTCATCGTGTACCTAAGGAATTTTAATGcatcattgaaaatttctatcgagttattttcttctcaataTGATCTGTGAAACTCCGAGGTGCAGACAATATAGGAAAGGTGGTGGAATATTTATATGATTTGTTGATTTTCTTGTTCATAATAATATTCTATAATTGttttgttgaatttcattAATCCTATTGCTTAATAAGTTCTGTTGGTTGAACTTTCAGATGCCCTTGTTCAACTTATCCATATTTTTAACTCATTCTCTCTTTCAATCAGGTCTTCTTCTAGTCTCGGAAGGAAGCCATACGATACGTGGACCGACCGAGAGAAACAAAGGCAGGTAGAGGAACGAAGAGTAATTTATGTTGGACGATTAGAAGAAGGTGTTATGAAGGCCGATCTCCGTAGGAGATTCGAAGCTTTTGGTCCGGTTGTAGACATCAGTGTACACTTCCGTGAGCATGGGTAAGCCGCCCGTTATTTTAAATAACTTCGAATTTTAGAGCACAAGTATCGAGTGGATAAAAACTATTCGCTGTTCTTGATTCTGCCACTCAGACTGAtcttcctttcattttatcatacTTACAGAGATAATTATGGCTTTGTAACGTTTGCATATAAAAATGATGCATATGAAGCGGTAGAGCATGGTAATGACGATCCGTCACAGCCTAGGTATGACCTGTGTTTCGGTGGCCGAAGAGCATTTTGTAAAGTGAAATACGCCGATCTTGGTGAGTCGATGATCTATTTTAAATGAATTATTGGTCCGATAActtgagttttgaaaaaatttagtaatcgatgaattatttgtGCAATAGATGGGATGGCGAGTAACTCATTAGGAGGGGGTAGAGGAGGTTCTAAGTTGGAATCGGACAATTCTTTCGATCTCTTGCTGAAGGAGGCACAAGCAAAACTACGTAAGAGAAAGGTTTGACACATGTATCGTATATTGATAGTAAATCTAACATAGTAACGATATCTGTACCGTCACAATCATACGTTATGATTGTAAAAAGAGCTGGgaagatgatgatggtgatataaatgtaataattCTGTAGTATTTGAAAGGTGCGCGCAGATAATATTGCTAAACTAATCCCTCTATTGATATTTTAATCCTAAGCACGAACCTTTATATCTATTGACCATTGCTAATCGGTAAAGCCACTGAACAGTAAAGGTTCACATAATGTATATTAGATAGAAACTGTACGTTTACAAGTGATTACTTATTGAGTAATGCGTAGTAATTATGGCTTCTTTCTGCCCtacatcgttcgttcgtcggaaGCCAAAGTTATCGTTTAATTATGCGATACTATCATCTCTTTCTCTTaagtttttgtaaaaaaatcaaccaaaACTCAACAATTCGATTCATGATTACGAAAGGAGTATCTGACTGTCAATTTTGGTATGATCGTAAACATGGTACACCCGGAAAGATTGCATCAGTCAGAATAAACCTTGTACGTACAATGTTAAGTCCTCCGAGTACAATCCATAACGactgaaaattgtattttcctTTATGTTCAGAACGTCGTGTTCAAATTGTCACTATCGAACAATGTTTGTGTGTATGCGTATCATGCGTTgcttggacttttttttaattattttcgaatactTCGCGGTACGCGAAATCGTAGAGAATGTTAGTCTTACCTAGGTTTCACATTTTCAGTTActtaaaaattgttcaacgcAAATAGCTCTGTTCATGTACGAAATCAAGAGTTGCTAAGAAGATTCAGGTCATCGTTTCATACTcaaatttgtttaaatttttatttcattttattttattttattctacttttccTTAATTCAgacatcaaatttttatcataccGCTTAATTATAAATGATCGTGGTATAACTAGACACGTCTTTACTGCCTATATTCCGATTGGAAAATCTTCCTGCCTAGTATGATGTGACAGCAATTGTGACAAGATCTGCAGTAGCAATATCATCAGAAATTGCAGTCTTTGCGTTGAAACATTCGGCGTATGGAATGGCGGAATGCTAATATTATAGTCGTAAACGATGTGAACAAAGCATGTTTTCAAAATCGTACCTATTCCGATAGTAGACAAAGCAATTTGCGAGTCGATTCTACGTAATTCTCTTTGTATCAACGACTAGTAACAGATATTAGGATCAAAACTGCTGTAAACATTAAAAACGGTTTTAGAAggaattgggagaaaaaatatattcaaattaaaataagGCAATTCCGTCACGGTTTGATCGCAATATTatcattgataataattttgctGGAAAAACTATAGCGATtttctgaaatgaaaaattttaccagTAATAATATTGCTATCCTATTATTGTATAAGTTGGTGCGCTATTCGGCAAATCGAGTTTCCTCATATTGTCAAGATGAATCATactaaaagaataaataaaaacatgaAGACCGGATGTAAATTGGTGGTGAAATACCAAATACCTTAGTTTTACTACCCTATCTATTCTCAATGGTTCTGCTGCACTGCGCTAATAAGGGTAATGGTGGTCTCTATTATTTAGCGGAAGACTGCGAGTGCTGTGTTTTAACTTTTTAATGATGCTTT contains:
- the LOC105693165 gene encoding uncharacterized protein LOC105693165 isoform X1 → MGKTPKKAAPEGDERNRYVRRLKNSSTATTTTSSSKHENMISADLITPRSSEQHENENTNRGKPMNVQKNLKATSSKSFKSKLRSPVVKSSITRLPKSSTKSVSAEREVVKSGISSKVLKNKPPTIMYPKSEESESQTVENVYEDNIEDIDKVMRSKKCDTIVSSVTDGNRKENESEPETGNIEKQPEFQEIEGEITVPESDKNGPSSAGKEVKINLINEAVSESLERGISKEETEEHEVKLNLMVEDSPLKASLKQELESPEELPEIQDKMQQEEPLCEPQKENGHVANEKDDQSEDLADTESCSVDVVESTTSEMSEASDLAQMESEKAKELPPQQTNDDISFVSFDASIVLKDVHVRLNDCLKDNSHLYDLTTGESSMSEPACKDSSFGRTLRNISGRHSINRMRHVTVRNRLTPNNSLYVNMSTVSVPDEESRDHKILRHRTGLSETFTCNGTPSERKRKLEPEVCSEAKKVKTDSASSLFNTSIGILQGLRRPIQVSTPNVNAYKFKPEKLDISGIVTNDEKVVQEQSGAAKKWCSIM
- the LOC105693165 gene encoding uncharacterized protein LOC105693165 isoform X2, whose amino-acid sequence is MNVQKNLKATSSKSFKSKLRSPVVKSSITRLPKSSTKSVSAEREVVKSGISSKVLKNKPPTIMYPKSEESESQTVENVYEDNIEDIDKVMRSKKCDTIVSSVTDGNRKENESEPETGNIEKQPEFQEIEGEITVPESDKNGPSSAGKEVKINLINEAVSESLERGISKEETEEHEVKLNLMVEDSPLKASLKQELESPEELPEIQDKMQQEEPLCEPQKENGHVANEKDDQSEDLADTESCSVDVVESTTSEMSEASDLAQMESEKAKELPPQQTNDDISFVSFDASIVLKDVHVRLNDCLKDNSHLYDLTTGESSMSEPACKDSSFGRTLRNISGRHSINRMRHVTVRNRLTPNNSLYVNMSTVSVPDEESRDHKILRHRTGLSETFTCNGTPSERKRKLEPEVCSEAKKVKTDSASSLFNTSIGILQGLRRPIQVSTPNVNAYKFKPEKLDISGIVTNDEKVVQEQSGAAKKWCSIM